Below is a genomic region from Anas platyrhynchos isolate ZD024472 breed Pekin duck chromosome 4, IASCAAS_PekinDuck_T2T, whole genome shotgun sequence.
ACTCAGGGAAGCAGTTTCAAAGCTCTACACACATGCACGCCCACATTCGCCATTACAAGGATAGGTCAGGAATATGTGACTTGCTCTGTGGTTCTCACTTTGTCTTAACCTTGTGAAATAGAAAGTGATAGCTGCTAACAGCTAGATGCAGAGGTAAATTTACTTTCCAGCAGATAGAATTCACAGaccaaaaatatgaaaattttgCCTAATTATTAGCAGTAGGAGAAGACCTGAACCACAGAAAGATTTTAGCCTTTGGAGACAGAATATCAGGGACAAGCCtatgaaaatgcaataaaagaacTATCTGGAATGTCAGATCAGAAACGCAGCATGTAAGGATCAGCTTTAGAAGCACTGTATCAGAATATTAACTATCCCTCCACTTGGGAACAACCCCTCTTCACAGTAAGTCAGTCTACCCATTTCCCcttaaaaaaagcaacacaatgTTCATCAAGACCCCAATCACATTTAAACAACTCACAATATGCACATTTCATTGTTTCAAATCATTGAAAGTTTACTGTAGAAAAGTCCAAACATCCAGGTAGtatgaaataaaatcacttttaatAAAAGTGTGTCCCTTCAGTGTTAAAAATCTGTAATCACCAATGAGGACAACACATAACTGGTGACCAGAAGTTTCTCATCAGAATTCACTATTCACAAGCAATTGTGCTAGCAATTTGCTTGCAAACTGCCAGTTTCATACACCTCATTCATGCTGGCTCACAACAGAAAGGTCCAagattcatttttccttttctttaagaATGTTTGTTTTGATCCTTTGTTCTTTCCTCCGTCTGGTCCATAGTTTCACATCCAGCTCAACAGTGCTTTATGCAAAAATTAAGTTTTTTACATTCATGTTATCAACCAcatgaaaacagtaaaatacaaaattttattttgctttctagaAACACAGAAGGCCAGTATCAACTCATGGAGAAGTAGTTTCTGGTTTCAAAGCAGTTAGTCTACTAAGGAAAGGCACCTGGGATGATAGTTCAAGATTACTGTAGAATCATAAAGGGTAATTGCAAACATTCATAGTAATACCAAATATTGGAGTTTGTCCCCTACTTTTACTTCAGACAATGGTCCTCTTTTATACCTAATATAGTGACCAACTAGTAGCCAGAAAAAAGTGATATATCTGACTGAAGGTTTGTAAGggttaacccccccccccagataagATTGTCTTCAATTTGTGCCAATTGCTTGGTCTATGTGCACACATGCCCTAATAGCACTGGTATCATACAGAAGGCTGTCAGATTCATATTCCGCCGAGATAGTAATGCTTGATGACACCAAGACAGGTTTAATTCCCAGGACTACAGTCATACAGAAACTCAGAGTTACTGAAGTTGCATCAGCAACAAATGTAAACTTGTAGCAGAAATTCCATAAGGCTTtcccacaaaaaaaaccacctcagAAGTTCATTCCGTTTTCAGGGTAGAATTACTTCTAGTCATGAGCTCATCTGAATACCTCCTCATTAAAAGAGAAGCAACCATAGTTTGCTTAATTTCATCCTCACCTCCATTCCCACTTAAGCATCTGGCTGCTGAATCCAGGTTTCTTGTTCTGAGCTGGTCATTTCTACTATACAAAACCATGCTTATGCTCTGCAAGAAAAATCATGTCCCATCTAATACACTTGCGTATAGGAATGCTATGTACATAGTTTACAACTCCTCCTCCCCAGAAAAGAAATATACCACACCACACTCATGAGTGTAGCATTAGGAAATCCATTCCAACCCACTTGTTCTGTAACTGTTACTTCATGGTTTTGAGCAGCGTTTTGGATGGCAGCTCACAGTCTGCCACATAGTGTTAACTTTTgtcctttgaagaaaaaaatgcaaggatGCAGTCACTTTAAGTCAGAACTGAGATTGTAAGAAAAACCTGAATGCCTTTTACATTATGTAAACTGAAGTCCTCCGATCAAACGTCCAGCTGAAACCAGAATCGGAAGATGGTAGAATGTACAGTCATCACCTGCTTTTCTCAGTGTTCCCCTTTATCAGCGTTTGGCAACTGTTCTTCTTTCAACATTCccatattctttcttttactttaagGGAACGACTATCCTGAGATTTTAATTTATAAGAGTATTTGAGCAACATACGGAGAATGAGTACTTGCTATAGCAGCCAACAAAGGCAAGTCATTGGATTCAAtcctagaaattaaaaaaaagagagacttaAATACACAATCATCTTCCCAAAAGAAGATAAACACAAGAGGCTATTCTTCATTCACttcaaagaaactgaaaatgtcttGCTATAACCAAGTTcatcatttaattttttgttcATGCTGTACCAGTAAAGtgataacatttaaaaacaaaaaggtcTGCTACCATTTAAGTGAAAAAGATAGTATTACATTTTGTGGTATATAATTTTTTTgtggtaaaaataaaagtttgattTATTTGCTAATCCATAACCCTTAGCTTGCAGTCAGCAGGCATCAATAAGCCCAGCCAAAGAAAATACTGAACATCAACTTATGGAAGACTGCAATTTCATGTTTCGAATACAACTCAGTTCACCATGCAGCAGCACCTTCTCACCAAGAATTACCAAAAGCTGGAAGTATCAATTATTAGGCAGTAAAAGTAGCACAATGTCTCTCAGATGCAATGCTCAGTTCCAACCATTTCCAACAGAACACTCTTTAAAGGTCAGTAAGTatgtttatatacatttttacgCATACACACAAGGGTTTACTTCAGGGTCTCATTACTTTAAACTACATTGCTCAGTATGACATCTTGAACAGCCagatataaattaaattttagcTACAGTGCTTAAAAATCATCTTCGTGGAAGTGCATTCATTTCTTGCCCCTTCCTCTCATTCTACTTTCACAGCACATGCATCCACAAAGTACTTGGCTAGAACTGAACAACCTCCAAGTAACCAAAATCAGAACTTTCttcattctgaatatttttcatcCTTAAGATTTCAGAACAAATGATTTTCCTCCTGATGGACTGTATCTCCTGATGGCTCATTGGAACCCATTTCTACACTTCATTAGGTTCATGAGAGAGAGGGGAGTAATAAACATGGAATAAGTAGCAAGTCCCCACAGGAACATAACTAcattcagaaactgaaaagcaaagtaACTGCCTCAAGTTTTGCCATAAATTAAGACTGATATCTGCAATACTCACCCCAATACAATTCCTAGTTCTTTTACATGCACTCTTGTATGTCCTCGTAGATATTCtgaaagcattttgcttttgagATACATCTCTTGTAGTCTATCCTCAAGATGCATTATGCACTGTAAATACAGACCACAAACCTcagaatggctttaaaacaacTGCATGCATATATTACAAAAATAGCTAAAATGATATGCTTACATATCTTAGCCAGAACACCTTTAAGTCTCCCCCCAAAAATCTGTAAAGAAGTAAATGTGTTACAGTTGTGCTGGCAGCTTAAAATACACTAGCTTTCCCTCATCTCAAAGAATTGgagtatttcagttttcttgtgCAGCAAGTTTGTTCCAGGAGTCAAAAAGAAAGCCATCCAATTTCCCTTCAACTCAGACACAGTTTCTCCTGACATAAAAGTTTTAACCAGGTTCAAAAACATTCAAGATACCTTAATAAGAGTCTAACCAGAATACCTAACAAATGTGTCTTTGTTACAAGTCAgtgttttttcctgaaagtgTCACAGTTCCTAAAAATCAGCACTCTCTTCAGCACCAGAGAAGTCCTATTCAAGAAACTAAAACATAAATGAAAGACACCATTATCTTCATCATAAAACTACACCTCTTTTGATCTCTAATTTACTGGAGAAACCAGGttacaaatcctttttttttttttttaattagcactACATAATTCTAGTTTAAAACTCAAACATTTGATGTTGTTTGCAAAAGGTAATAGTTCAAGTTGAAATACCAAAATAATTACTCCAATTTCGTTCAGCAGTAGCATGCTAGAGTTTTTGGTTAAAAACAGTCAGATGGTACATAATTTCTCATACATCAACTGCAAGAGAGCAGACAAAAACTTCggagactttttttaaaaacagtaacacAGGGTGAATACATGGGACATCTTCACTAGGTGAGTAGGCAGGCTGTTTTATCAGGTATTTTGTTCCAGAACACAGGGTAACTCAATTCAATACATTCTTTCTTTCCACAGAGATGACCAcatcaaagacaaaaacaagaaGCGTGTGCAGAACCTCATTATCAAATAGTTAATCATCCAGCAGGCGGAGACAACAATTAGAATCAGTAGTAGCAAATACCTCCAGGCCATCCTCTGGTGTATATTTTAAGTTTGATGGAAACCATAAGTATTAGAAATGGAATCTTGTGCAAGCAGTtctgctaattaaaaaaaaaaatagaaaaaagactCATGCTCATGGGTAGCCTACCATGCATTTTTCTGATGGTCTTGAGCAAGTTGCTTTTTGAGACTGGTTTCATCTGTTTGCTTCAAGCAGTTTTCACTGAAGCCATTATAATCATAACACTTCTGATTCTAGCCTAAAGGAAGACATTCTTACCGTCTCTACTACAGGTAACTAATACAAAAAGCCTGTTAGCACTTCCCCAGTAGTTCATGTAGGCATGCAGCTGATTCCCGAAGTGGCAATTCAACATATTTCAATTTTACTACTCAAAAGCTGAAGgactacagatttttttttttattgttaagaggaaggaagaatTTTATATTGTTCTAAGAGATTCTTTAGAAAAGATTATCCACTACTCCTGAAAGCCAGCAAAGAATCAAGAGCTTTTCCTCCTCAAGCTCatcctttttttaaaaccattttgttCAAGATGTCCAGTGAGGTACAGAagaacagtaattttttttgatGCTAGCCTCctcttcagcttctcactgacttcatttaaaatcattGAATGTAGCTTAAAATGAGCTAGAAGGTGCAGGTAAAATCTTTGTCATACTGCTGATAAGCAACATTTGCAGTCTCCACTTCCCTTTCACCCTGGCATACTGCACAACTCTGCAGGAAGGTTGCCAGTCAAGTGTCACAAAGTCATCAGCACTTGTCTTCCGTCCAGTCTCaagttgggttttgttttttgttgtgccATAAAAAAATTACTCTTCTAAACAGTAACTGCAAGTCAAGAAATATACACTTAATCCTCAAACATACTGCCTTACACATTTCTGATTTATGTTATTATATATGCTTTTGTCAAAATGTACATCAAATAGAATGTTCATTATAAAAACATGGACTTCTCCCTCCAGAGTTGAATGGAACACCCAACTTCCATTCATCCATTATTCTGTTCCTGTTAGCAAAGACCTACAAACTCTGACAGCTCAAAGCATCTTCAATACAGATTatagaacaacagaaaaacaagctaCTAGGACTACCATtttactgctcttttttttttttaaaggaaggaaataaaattagtcCACCTCCAAAAGCCACTACACCACACAAAGCATTCAGAAGTTGCATATACGAGGTCCAGGGCAGCACTGGAAGAAGTACTTCAGTTGCAGAACCAACTTATGAGTTCAAAAATGCCAAAATTTAAGGTGTTCCTGTGCAAGCATGATGACATAATTCTAACCTAAGTCACATGTTTTCCAATATACAGAAGTATCCAGAAAGGACACTGATGTACTTTGCCATAGTACTTGACTTCAAGCACTTAAATACCACTAATTTTATCCAAAGCAGCATCAATTAATACTATTTTCAGTTGTTAATATTCAGCTCCACCTTCTTATTCTGTCTGCTAGCAGTCATTACACAAGCTTCCAATAAATAAAGTTTCTCAAGGCTATCTGCTGAAGACCAAGCCAGTCCTGTTTACTCAAAAGACTACAGAAAAAAGATGCACCATTTCCCCCCAGCTACAACTACGTGAAAAATTGTTATGATTACTGCTGCCAGACTTGTGGGTGACTTAGCTCTTTTGGCTGATTACAGCAATCAGAAAGCATTACTGATCTGTTCTGATGAACTCTACTACTAACATGGACAGGAAAGGATATTATGGGATGGGAAGCACACACTATGAGAAAGTAACATCCCCTGCTGCAACCCATCCGACCCCAAGTGTTTCGTGTTTCCATCTCCTCCCAGGAATGCTGTAGGCATGTCTGCCAGGTGGTCTGAGACAGCACTGGCTGACAGGGTGGGCTACACTACGCATAAAACACAGAAGGTCAAGTAAACATGCAATACACATGTAACTGAGGATAGAGAAGAGGCATCCACTAGGTGGagttggtaaaaaaaaaaaatcaagaataaaaaatggtatGGTAGAAACAGTAGAAGCTTCATACAGTAGAGAATGAGGAAAttatacaaacaaaataatctaCACAACTCTAATCATAAATACACTCATGCTAAAGTTGCCTAAGCAACTTTTGTTCCGTCTTATTTTGGAGCAGCTGACTTTAATCTTGGTCTATTACAAGTAAACTAAGTTAAAAACAGTACCTGTAACTAAACTGTAGCACGCATTCTTTTAAATACATTGTACCAACTTTGCTATACCAATAAAGAAATATCTGAAACAATCCAATAAAATACAGTGTGcaaaattctgcattttctatttaaactatttccattatttctttactgaaaactGAAGCTACTTACAAAGTCAGCTGGGAGATTGAGTTTATAAAGCTGTAAAATGGACTGCAGTAAACTGGATACTTGACTCGAGACCAAGACATCCTTGCCTAATTTCACATTGTCCATCATTTTTCTCTGGCTGGTAGCCACTTGTACGTTCCATTTATCTGTGTCTGCAATAATGCAGACAGCTTCTGCTATGGGTTCATCTAGCACTGGATGCTGCAAGAGATGCAAGACAAACGTTATGGAAAACTTGCATATGAATTTTCACAGCTTAGATCAAGGCTCCACTTTTATTCACTCTGAGAAAGTGGTCCAAATGAATGCTTGTCCAGTAGAAAACCAAAggcatctcaaaaaaaaaaaaagacagaatacCGTTTCAGAGACAGAGCTGATATCCAGTAACATTAGGTCAAAGTCTGAACTACCaatttaaggtttttttttttaagtagtgcTTCAGAATCACtatgacattttttcttcactaaCAGTAATCCAGCCTTCCTGCAAAGGTTAAGtttcttccaaaacaaacagaGTATTAATTATGCTGATTCAGTGAGTGGTTATACTCACTGTAAGGGATTTCACTATGCACAATGACAACAAGGTATTTATGAAGAGACAGTATCATATTAGAGCAATTTGGTGTTTAAACAACTGCATGCACATCACCATTATGGACAGTGTTTAACTCATTCCTACAGGATGATTCTTGATTGCTATAGAAAGAAGCAATTGACAATCACTAGATAAACATCTAATATTGAATACTAAACACTTAACATTCCTTTGGTGAAAGATTTGTTTTAAGTTACTTGGTGTAGCTGGAGTAGAGTAAGAATATCTCAAAGATCTTACCTACTGCTAACTGCTTTACGCAGTTGGTCATTTCTGCTACAGCCTAGTGTAACACAGGCTTCCACAGGACTTCATCTCCCTTGCAACACATGCCACTAAGTGGTAAACTAAGATGTTTCCAACAACTTGTCTACcattttttatgaaataaaggTAACTGTCTGCTATTGTGACTGAAAACAAGCAGTCagttttttccttgtttgtaaTTTCAAGTTGCAAACATTTTTCCCTGTGTTCACCTTTCAAGAAAAGACCGAAGAGAgtataaaggggaaaaaagcgaTTCTTGCATGAACAGGCTTCTCAGTCATTTAAGGggttttctttcaagaaagaaGACATATCAGGTGTGGCTGTTAAGGACTGGCAAGTACAGAGAAAGAGGTCTTATTTAAACTACAAACTACCATGTTTCTGTAGCTTTAGCTTCTCAGTAATAGCAACAACTCACACTATGACTTGGAACAGTATTTTAACTCACATGCATCGCATGAAGGAGGTCTGCTAGTAGACACTGCTTGAGTTTTTCATCATTATTTACTCCATGCAGCACTAGATCAGGCACGTATGTGTGACAGTAGCCACCCAGAAGCGATCTTCCAAAGTTTTTCACACACTGACTGCTGATTGTGTTTGACCTGAAATACAAAGCAGGTATGATTCTTGCTTGACAGACTCCATTCAGATGATGATATGAATACAAAGTTTCATTTACTACCCCTAcctctattaaaaatattaattattttttaaaatttaacattGTGTTGATTCCTTCAAATTTCAGAAACAGCAAGTCTGCATTTATCAGAGCTTGGGGTCCATATGCCCCCCAGCCTTGTTCTGTGGTTAACAGGTTTGCTAAATTTGAGTTCTCACTCAGCCCAAACAGCAAAATCTTCCTATCTGCTTAACATGTGCATCAGCAAGCTCCACATGCACCTGCAAAGCTCAGAAGTTTTCAAATAGGATGCccttatttatttcaaatctttttAGTATTTGGCAGTTTAAGCAAAGATGAAATATCACTAGTCCTCAGACAGAATTGTTTACACTGTTTCAGGCAATTGATACAAACCAaagtatgatttttttgttaaacATTTGAAGAATACCTTTGTCACCAAACTTCAGTaccttttcagcatttttttttccccagtctgtTAACAAGAATCCTAAACACTCTACCAGTGGCTGGTATGGATTTGTTTGCAAGGAAGTCAATCAAGATCCCAGTGGATTTCAGACTTGAAATTCTGAACACCTCTAATACTGCACAAGTTTTGACTCTGTTTAGTTCTAAATTAAACTCCTTTACCTTGGTAAAGGAAGCTCCACTTCCACAAACTCTTCAAGTCTCTTGCTGACATTATCATGATGAACTTCGTCAGGAATACAACAATCACCTTCTTCATCGCTGGCTCCAAGAGCACTGTCTGAACTCTCATTCCTTGGAATGTCCCCTTCAACTCTGAAGGGGGTTTTCCTTCCAGCATCCCCATAGGGGACATCTTTAGCACCTACTTTAGGGGACTCCTTTCTAACAGCAGAACCACCTTCCACACAGTCCGGTGAACAGCTCTCCGGATTGCCAGAGCATAAAGTTCTAGTTTCTTTCAAGCTTGGCAACGTTACAGTTTCTACGTTATCAGTGGACAAAAGCAGTTCACCAGATACTGTGTTCCCTAAGTTCATTTCAGTTCCTTTAGTTTCCATATGTTGGTTATTAAGCATACTCTCCTTCCCCTCACAAGGTGGAATTTGTGCATAACAAATACTGTGTTTACTGAAGGGCAAAAAGGCAGCTTCGCAactttctttttgattctggGAAACATCCACAGTCAGATCTGCTGAACTTGAGGCACAATGTATTACCACCTCTGGATTTTTTCTGAATGCCTTCAGATTCTCCTCCATTTCTCTCCTTTGAGTTTCTAAGTCTGACTCTGGTGACGCAGAACTTCCAATCCGAAAGGTGACCTTTTCCAACTGGGAACTCCTGCGGCCAGACCTTTCAGGACAAGGTAAAGCAGATGACCTACTAGACAATTGCTTTTCCACTTTCCTTTCATTCTGGTTCTTGTTCTTCCTTACATCCATTAAATTCTCCAACTTTGATTGCTCTTCAAAGTGGTAGGACCCAGTCCCTGTATCAGTGACAGTTCTTTTCCTACCATCAGCTGCTCCATTATGCAAAGTGCTAGTTAGACAGTCAACAGCTGTGTCAGAGTTCTGACTGACTTTTCctattgcttctttttcttttgaagaatcTGTCGTAGTGCAAGTGCCTTCTGGATTATGTACCCACCCTGCAATACTGTTGTTCTTACTTCCATCACTCTTAGGAGGTAGGATTGGAGGCACAAGAGCAGGTTCATTTTTGACAGTGACCACCACATAATCAGACTCCTCTACCTCTCCCTTTTCTAGTGCAGTTGTGATCTTGCTTCCATTTAGCACTTGTTCTCCTTCTCCAAGCACTTCACTCCAAGTCAGCTGATTCTCTTGTAGCTCAGAGCACCTAATGAAGTAAGTTAGGACATACAGCAAGCGCTGCACCAACTCTTTACGTTTTCCAACAATAACAGTTCGAGTCAATCTAACCGGAGAGCCTATGGCACCATAGAGATCACCTAGACAGGAAAACAAGAATTTCACATGCTTATACATGGCTGTAATAAGCTATGCCACTTATACTCAACACATTTTGAAACAGCATTCACTGCAGACAGTTCATTTCTTTCATGGTAAATTCATAGAAGTTCAAAATACCAGAATAACAAAAGAAGTCTGCTGACATTTCTTATATCCGACCCATATCCAAAAGGGTTTTATTGTCCTTGTGAAGGTTTGACTGTTACTACTCAGTTTCTTGCAGTTCAAATTGATTACAGGTTTTTGATAACATTTACAAGATATTATCACTTGGAATTTGACACAACAGTTGCTGAAGAATATATATCCAAAGCTCTGAAGCCCGTGACACTGTTTTCTAATTTTGTACTAGTTTCCCTCAAAAACATTCTCTTTAATTGCAgtcactttttcttctcctttctgttaAACACCAATTCACATACAGACCAAGTctaaattgtattttttaagaTTCAGATattcaaaacagcagaaaaagtgCAGTATCAGCATAATAAATGTGGTTCTGAAAATAGAACTACTTTACTGTGCAAGGCATGTGCACTTTGTGCACTGGGAGTCAACCCCACTAACCTTTTACTTTCgtagggaggaggagagagtAGGGGAGGACTAGAAAACATTCATTATTTAAAACACAATTGTAATATGAGAAGTAGGTACTAGGGCCTAATCTAAGTCTCCCTAGAACTACTTACTTGCTAGCTCATTTATCCCGAAGAACCGCTATACCCTACTTTATTGAGAAGAGCCATCTATCTTCCAGCAGCGTATCATGCTCTATCAGCTGGAGGGTTTCCACCCAACATTCTGGGAGAAACAGACAGATGGCTGCTACAGAAAAGTTCACACACACTATTAGAGACAAGGATGGGTTAACTCAAAAACTGGCTATTACCAGGTTAACCCAGCTGTCTTCACTCAATACCCATTGGAGTACACCCTCTAAATGTCTTTGCCCAACCAAACCCTGGCTGACATCACCAGCAGATGGGAAGCAGCCACCACAAGCTCAATTTCCTTTAGCCAATATAAGCACTCGCATTGAAAGCGAATTTCTCTGGTTTGAGGCATTATAAGCTGTCTGCTAATCTAACACATTTTTCTAGGTGGTAAGTCCTTACTGAGGGCTGCTGTGTGGTGGCATCATTATGCTCTCTTCCCCCAGTTAGGGGCACCCTTGCAACCTGTCTGATGGCTTAACAGGCCAGCACACTCATTCCTCAGTAACCAAGTAAGCTGAAGACTGCTCAGGTAGAATTCCATTAACCTCAGTGCCTGATGGGCCACAAGGACTAGCAGTTTGGAAAGGAAATGGGAAGATAGCTTTTCTTTCAAGTTGAGCACAGTTGCTAAAGAAATCAGATTCAGGCTTAGCATTCATTTGCATGGTTGACTTTAAATACAACATTACTGATgcaacagtaaaaatgtcacaGCTGTGGTCCTCAAAACATGCTATTGCTTAGCATGTTAGATCAAAGCTCATGTTTAAAAGAGTATGTCTTTCTTACAGCATTACCTACAAATGCATCTATGTAATTGTAACTGATATGCAGTATCTATTGAGGACATCGTTCTGGAGGGGGAAAGCCACATACAGCACAACACTTCATAGAAAGTCACTTCTATTTTAAAGCACCCagacactttatttatttattctttctgaagAAGGGGACCAGCAGAGGGCAACATCTCACTTTGCACATCAGTTGCTGCAACCACCTGATAGAAGGTTTTGGGCTTTGAAActaccaaacaaaaacagtaagcATTTTGAGTTCAGCCACTCAGAACTCAGCTGGGCCAGTGCTGATAGCAATGCAAAGcctcagaaggcaaaaagaggAAATGATTTCTTGACCAGTCACCAGTGGCAGCTCCTGGGAGGTACCACAACACCTACTGCTTATCTTACACCTCCCActccagctctttttttttgtaacccTGGCCTGGCTCTATCCTTAACACCCTAAGcaagtttctgtttttccctccCTGGATATCTAACCCATTTCTCCCATGCATAAGTCTTTAAAGACACACTAAAACAGGAAACTTCTATTACAACTACACAGCCAAGATAAGAATTCTTAAATTTCTTAAAGGCTATGGAGAGCTAAGTTAGACAATAAGCAAGAAACATGACCAGCATCACAGTGTAGAAGTCACATTACTGTTTTAGTGTGCATGTCAATACATTATATCACTGAAAGTTAAGGCTGATTTGGTACCAAACTCACACCTGCTGCCAAGACAAAGATTTTGAAGGATTCTACCACTGGCAGCATTGTTCTGAACTCTCACCCACTCATTTGATAGCATTATTTAATTCCCTGTACCAAGATAACAAAAGCTATGTGATTTTTGTTAGAGAACAACCTGAGGAGCTTGGAATAAAGAGAAAATCTTGTCCCAAGCCCACTCACATAACTCTGAATGAATGGAGGCTCTGCTACTTGCCATACTTTTATTCTGCTGTCTTTGTGTCCATGGTAACTCCATGAAGAGGTAAATGAAGGCAGCCTGTGCAGTCTCAACTACATTCTCTCCATCCAGGATGTTTCCCCTCATTCTTCCCAAACTGCTCAGATCATTCACAGTATTTGCACCCTCTTAAGATTTCTATAGAAAACCACTTAATCAGGCAGTGTAATTGGAGGACAACAAGGAACCAGTGAAGAACTGAGCACCTAGGCTACACTAACAGGCCTCCAAATACCCTTTAGCTTAATTCAAGACATCTGTTGGCAACTCTGCTCAGCTTGTACCAAGACAA
It encodes:
- the FNIP2 gene encoding folliculin-interacting protein 2 isoform X5; its protein translation is MDCAVHAIATFGWSSMAPGVYVVSHIPASWSSSEFDLNEIRLIVYQDCERRGRQVLFDSTAVRKIDEAVIQKMAEDAAVKASVKNCQAGNGNNISSHSPSISCLQNIREQIPKYQYTRPASDVNMLGEMMFGSVAMSYKGSTLKIHYIRSPPQLMISKVFSARVGSFSGSNNNLQDSFEYINQDSSLGKLNSNQNGLGTCRSGSNLGVLQLCSSKLLQGVSEGGPLRLIRSASFFAAHSTPVDMPSRGQNEDRDSGIARSASLSSLLVTPFPSPSSSSSSSSSYQRRWLRSQTTSLENGIIPRWSTEEMFSMADESCSSNPAMVRRKKIAISIIFSLPEKEEAQRNFQDFFFSHFPLFESHMNKLKYAIEKAMISCRKIAESSQRVQVYISRVMDALGEFRITIWNLYSVPRIAEPVWLNMMSNTLEKNQLCQRFLKEFTFLIEQINKNQFFAALLTAVLTYHLAWVPTVMPVDHPPIKAFSEKRTSQFVNMLAKSHPYNPLWAQLGDLYGAIGSPVRLTRTVIVGKRKELVQRLLYVLTYFIRCSELQENQLTWSEVLGEGEQVLNGSKITTALEKGEVEESDYVVVTVKNEPALVPPILPPKSDGSKNNSIAGWVHNPEGTCTTTDSSKEKEAIGKVSQNSDTAVDCLTSTLHNGAADGRKRTVTDTGTGSYHFEEQSKLENLMDVRKNKNQNERKVEKQLSSRSSALPCPERSGRRSSQLEKVTFRIGSSASPESDLETQRREMEENLKAFRKNPEVVIHCASSSADLTVDVSQNQKESCEAAFLPFSKHSICYAQIPPCEGKESMLNNQHMETKGTEMNLGNTVSGELLLSTDNVETVTLPSLKETRTLCSGNPESCSPDCVEGGSAVRKESPKVGAKDVPYGDAGRKTPFRVEGDIPRNESSDSALGASDEEGDCCIPDEVHHDNVSKRLEEFVEVELPLPRSNTISSQCVKNFGRSLLGGYCHTYVPDLVLHGVNNDEKLKQCLLADLLHAMHHPVLDEPIAEAVCIIADTDKWNVQVATSQRKMMDNVKLGKDVLVSSQVSSLLQSILQLYKLNLPADFCIMHLEDRLQEMYLKSKMLSEYLRGHTRVHVKELGIVLGIESNDLPLLAAIASTHSPYVAQILL
- the FNIP2 gene encoding folliculin-interacting protein 2 isoform X4, whose product is MAPTLLQKLFHKRGGGGGAAAPGGREGPAFSWSSSEFDLNEIRLIVYQDCERRGRQVLFDSTAVRKIDEAVIQKMAEDAAVKASVKNCQAGNGNNISSHSPSISCLQNIREQIPKYQYTRPASDVNMLGEMMFGSVAMSYKGSTLKIHYIRSPPQLMISKVFSARVGSFSGSNNNLQDSFEYINQDSSLGKLNSNQNGLGTCRSGSNLGVLQLCSSKLLQGVSEGGPLRLIRSASFFAAHSTPVDMPSRGQNEDRDSGIARSASLSSLLVTPFPSPSSSSSSSSSYQRRWLRSQTTSLENGIIPRWSTEEMFSMADESCSSNPAMVRRKKIAISIIFSLPEKEEAQRNFQDFFFSHFPLFESHMNKLKYAIEKAMISCRKIAESSQRVQVYISRVMDALGEFRITIWNLYSVPRIAEPVWLNMMSNTLEKNQLCQRFLKEFTFLIEQINKNQFFAALLTAVLTYHLAWVPTVMPVDHPPIKAFSEKRTSQFVNMLAKSHPYNPLWAQLGDLYGAIGSPVRLTRTVIVGKRKELVQRLLYVLTYFIRCSELQENQLTWSEVLGEGEQVLNGSKITTALEKGEVEESDYVVVTVKNEPALVPPILPPKSDGSKNNSIAGWVHNPEGTCTTTDSSKEKEAIGKVSQNSDTAVDCLTSTLHNGAADGRKRTVTDTGTGSYHFEEQSKLENLMDVRKNKNQNERKVEKQLSSRSSALPCPERSGRRSSQLEKVTFRIGSSASPESDLETQRREMEENLKAFRKNPEVVIHCASSSADLTVDVSQNQKESCEAAFLPFSKHSICYAQIPPCEGKESMLNNQHMETKGTEMNLGNTVSGELLLSTDNVETVTLPSLKETRTLCSGNPESCSPDCVEGGSAVRKESPKVGAKDVPYGDAGRKTPFRVEGDIPRNESSDSALGASDEEGDCCIPDEVHHDNVSKRLEEFVEVELPLPRSNTISSQCVKNFGRSLLGGYCHTYVPDLVLHGVNNDEKLKQCLLADLLHAMHHPVLDEPIAEAVCIIADTDKWNVQVATSQRKMMDNVKLGKDVLVSSQVSSLLQSILQLYKLNLPADFCIMHLEDRLQEMYLKSKMLSEYLRGHTRVHVKELGIVLGIESNDLPLLAAIASTHSPYVAQILL